One part of the Syngnathus acus chromosome 17, fSynAcu1.2, whole genome shotgun sequence genome encodes these proteins:
- the prkag2b gene encoding 5'-AMP-activated protein kinase subunit gamma-1 isoform X2: MKRFGSLRRSKKRKEQDALAARQQSEASCLAASGFSTPPTTPTQASSQPVFTQQGGPSPERLGEGCRPRSVSTPLDTGQRLGLPFAKPPKPSSPVPVYSTSQQVSGLFEGMLEKLELDDDAAEPESDIYMRFMKSHKCYDIVPTSSKLVVFDTALQVKKAFFALVANGVRAAPLWDTEKQSFVGMLTITDFIIILHRYYKSPMVQIYELEEHKLETWREVYLQATFKPLVNISPDASLFDAVYTLIKNKIHRLPVIDPVTGNALYILTHKRILKFLQLFMREMPKPAFMKQTLGELGIGTYQDIAFIHPKTPIIKALNIFVERRVSALPVVDESGKVVDIYSKFDVINLAAEKTYNNLDITVTQALKHRSQYFEGVMKCHKMETMETIVDRIVKAEVHRLVVVDERSSIEGIVSLSDILQALVLSPADRCKDVNLND; the protein is encoded by the exons ATGAAGAGGTTTGGCAGCTTGAGGAGGAGCAAGAAACGCAAGGAGCAAGATGCGCTGGCAGCGAGGCAGCAGTCGGAAGCGTCCTGCCTGGCGG cttccGGATTCTCCACACCGCCCACCACCCCGACGCAGGCCTCCAGCCAGCCTGTGTTCACCCAGCAGGGGGGCCCCAGCCCGGAACGCCTGGGGGAAGGCTGCCGTCCGCGCTCCGTGTCCACGCCTCTGGACACGGGACAACGCCTCGGCCTTCCCTTCGCCAAACCCCCGAAACCTTCCAGTCCCGTGCCGGTGTACTCTACCTCACAACAA GTGTCCGGTTTATTCGAAGGCATGTTGGAGAAACTTGAACTAGACGACGATG CTGCTGAGCCTGAGAGTGATATTTACATGCGCTTTATGAAATCACACAAGTGCTACGACATTGTGCCAACCAGCTCCAAGCTGGTGGTGTTCGACACAGCTCTCCAA GTTAAGAAAGCCTTCTTTGCCTTGGTTGCAAACGGCGTGCGAGCAGCGCCACTCTGGGATACAGAGAAGCAAAGCTTTGTAG GCATGCTGACAATCACAgacttcatcatcatccttcACAGATACTACAAGTCACCAATG GTGCAAATCTACGAGTTGGAAGAACATAAGCTTGAGACGTGGAGAG AGGTTTACCTTCAAGCGACGTTCAAACCCCTTGTCAACATATCGCCTGATGCAAG CCTTTTCGACGCCGTGTACACgctcatcaaaaacaaaattcaccGCCTGCCTGTCATCGACCCCGTCACCGGCAACGCACTTTATATTCTCACGCACAAGAGGATCCTCAAGTTCCTTCAGCTATTT ATGCGTGAGATGCCAAAGCCAGCTTTCATGAAGCAGACACTGGGGGAGTTGGGCATCGGCACGTACCAGGACATTGCCTTCATCCACCCCAAAACGCCCATCATCAAAGCTCTCAACATCTTTGTAGAGAGGAGGGTGTCTGCTTTGCCCGTGGTCGATGAGTCAG GCAAAGTTGTGGACATCTACTCCAAGTTTGACGTCATT AACCTGGCAGCCGAGAAGACTTATAACAACCTGGACATCACGGTCACCCAGGCCCTCAAGCATCGCTCGCAGTACTTCGAAGGTGTCATGAAGTGCCATAAAATGGAAACAATGGAGACCATTGTGGACAGAATTGTCAAAGCGgaa GTACATcggttggtggtggtggatgAGCGTTCCAGCATCGAGGGCATCGTCTCCCTGTCGGACATCCTCCAGGCCCTGGTGCTCAGTCCAGCAG ACAGATGCAAGGACGTGAACCTGAACGACTGA
- the vps4b gene encoding vacuolar protein sorting-associated protein 4B isoform X2, giving the protein MATNNNLQKAIDLASKAAQEDKAQNYEEALRMYQAAVQYFLHVVKYEAQGDKAKQSIRAKCAEYLDRAEKLKEYLQKKEKAPAKPVKESSDKGNESDDGDDPEKKKMQNQLSGAIIMEKPNIKWDDVAGLEGAKEALKEAVILPIKFPHLFTGKRTPWRGILLFGPPGTGKSYLAKAVATEANNSTFLSVSSSDLVSKWLGESEKLVKNLFALARENKPSIIFIDEIDSLCGSRSENESEAARRIKTEFLVQMQGVGNDNDGVLVLGATNIPWTLDSAIRRRFEKRIYIPLPEEHARGFMFKLNLGSTPNSLTDSDFVTLGKKTDGYSGADVSVIVRDALMQPVRKVQAATHFKRVNGPSRSDPLIIEHDLLTPCSPGDPNAIEMTWIDVPGEKLLEPVVCMSDMLRSLTSTKPTVNDQDLEKLKKFTEDFGQEG; this is encoded by the exons ATGGCTACCAACAATAATTTACAG AAAGCCATCGATCTTGCCAGCAAGGCGGCTCAGGAGGATAAAGCTCAGAATTATGAGGAGGCTCTGCGAATGTACCAAGCTGCTGTACAGTATTTCCTTCACGTGGTCAAAT ATGAAGCTCAAGGTGACAAAGCTAAACAGAGCATCCGCGCAAAATGTGCCGAATATTTGGATCGGGCAGAGAAGTTGAAGGAGTATCtccaaaaaaaggagaaagcgCCAGCCAAACCTGTCAAAGAGTCGAGTGACAAAGG GAATGAGAGCGATGACGGTGATGATCCCGAGAAAAAGAAGATGCAGAATCAACTCTCAG gtGCAATTATTATGGAGAAGCCAAACATCAAGTGGGATGACGTTGCGGGTTTAGAGGGTGCCAAGGAGGCCCTGAAAGAGGCTGTGATTCTCCCAATCAAATTCCCTCACCTCTTTACAG GCAAGAGAACACCTTGGAGGGGGATCCTGCTCTTTGGTCCTCCGGGTACAGGAAAGTCCTACCTTGCTAAAGCTGTCGCCACGGAGGCAAACAACTCCACCTTCCTGTCTGTCTCTTCTTCTGATCTCGTTTCAAAATGGTTGGGAGAAAGTGAAAA GTTAGTCAAGAATCTGTTTGCCCTCGCGAGGGAAAACAAGCCTTCCATTATCTTCATTGATGAGATTGACTCCCTCTGCGGCTCCAGAAGCGAGAACGAGAGCGAGGCGGCGCGACGTATCAAGACAGAGTTCCTGGTGCAAATGCAAG GCGTCGGAAACGATAACGACGGAGTGCTGGTGCTCGGGGCGACAAACATTCCGTGGACCCTCGACTCTGCCATCAGAAGAAG ATTTGAGAAGAGGATCTACATTCCGCTGCCGGAAGAGCACGCCCGCGGCTTCATGTTCAAGCTCAACCTGGGCTCCACCCCCAACAGTCTGACAGACTCGGACTTCGTCACCCTGGGCAAGAAAACAGATGGTTACTCAGGCGCGGATGTCAGTGTCATCGTGAGAGACGCGCTCATGCAGCCCGTCCGAAAGGTCCAAGCGGCAACCCACTTTAAGAGA GTGAATGGACCATCGAGATCAGACCCCCTAATAATTGAACACGACCTCTTGACGCCCTGCTCGCCCGGCGATCCCAACGCAATTGAAATGACATGGATTGACGTCCCCGGAGAGAAGCTTCTGGAACCTGTAGTTTGCATG TCTGACATGCTGAGGTCTCTGACCAGCACTAAGCCCACCGTCAATGACCAGGATCtggaaaaactgaaaaaattcacagagGACTTTGGACAGGAAGGCTAG
- the bcl2b gene encoding apoptosis regulator Bcl-2, with the protein MANERNRSIVEKYICHKLSKRGYAWGFGAARGEEDDAAAANNGLLVASSPTLVLRCREASAGPERDSKRSPGSDPLADIHRVLREAGDELERLYQPDFTEMSRQLYLSSTTAQRRFAEVIDELFRDGVNWGRIIAFFEFGGTVCVECATKEEMTSQVDNIAEWMTEYLNGPLGSWIQDNGDWDAFVELYDRQRDSVFSCSWPSIKTVFGLAALGAASLTIGAYLTQK; encoded by the exons ATGGCGAACGAGCGAAATCGCAGCATCGTGGAGAAATATATCTGCCATAAACTCTCCAAACGCGGCTACGCGTGGGGGTTCGGTGCCGCTCGCGGGGAGGAGGACGATGCCGCCGCTGCTAATAACGGCTTACTGGTCGCCTCCTCGCCGACTTTGGTGCTTCGGTGCCGGGAAGCCAGCGCTGGGCCCGAGCGCGACTCCAAGCGTAGCCCCGGTTCTGACCCGCTCGCCGACATCCACCGGGTCCTGCGCGAGGCCGGCGACGAACTGGAGAGACTTTACCAGCCGGACTTCACAGAGATGTCTCGGCAGCTGTACCTCTCCTCCACAACTGCTCAGCGACGGTTCGCCGAGGTGATCGACGAACTGTTCCGAGACGGCGTCAACTGGGGCCGGATCATAGCCTTCTTCGAGTTCGGCGGGACCGTGTGCGTGGAGTGCGCCACTAAGGAGGAGATGACGTCGCAAGTGGACAACATTGCCGAGTGGATGACCGAGTACTTAAACGGACCCCTCGGCAGCTGGATCCAAGACAACGGGGACTGG GACGCTTTTGTGGAGCTGTACGACCGTCAGAGGGACTCGGTCTTCAGTTGCTCGTGGCCGTCCATCAAGACAGTCTTCGGCCTGGCCGCACTTGGGGCGGCCAGCCTCACCATCGGCGCGTACCTCACCCAGAAGTGA
- the vps4b gene encoding vacuolar protein sorting-associated protein 4B isoform X1 produces the protein MEPTTLQKAIAVAQKASQEDQAGNYEEAVRSYKQAVKYFLHILNREPQGKVGNQKIRDKCKEYLDRAEELQEYLDYKEKAIDLASKAAQEDKAQNYEEALRMYQAAVQYFLHVVKYEAQGDKAKQSIRAKCAEYLDRAEKLKEYLQKKEKAPAKPVKESSDKGNESDDGDDPEKKKMQNQLSGAIIMEKPNIKWDDVAGLEGAKEALKEAVILPIKFPHLFTGKRTPWRGILLFGPPGTGKSYLAKAVATEANNSTFLSVSSSDLVSKWLGESEKLVKNLFALARENKPSIIFIDEIDSLCGSRSENESEAARRIKTEFLVQMQGVGNDNDGVLVLGATNIPWTLDSAIRRRFEKRIYIPLPEEHARGFMFKLNLGSTPNSLTDSDFVTLGKKTDGYSGADVSVIVRDALMQPVRKVQAATHFKRVNGPSRSDPLIIEHDLLTPCSPGDPNAIEMTWIDVPGEKLLEPVVCMSDMLRSLTSTKPTVNDQDLEKLKKFTEDFGQEG, from the exons ATGGAGCCCACCACTCTGCAG AAAGCTATAGCAGTGGCGCAGAAGGCGTCACAAGAGGACCAGGCGGGCAACTATGAAGAGGCCGTTCGCTCCTACAAACAGGCTGTCAAGTACTTTCTCCACATTTTAAATC GTGAACCCCAAGGTAAAGTTGGCAATCAGAAAATCAGAGACAAATGTAAGGAGTACCTGGACAGAGCGGAAGAGCTACAGGAGTACCTCGACTATAAAGAG AAAGCCATCGATCTTGCCAGCAAGGCGGCTCAGGAGGATAAAGCTCAGAATTATGAGGAGGCTCTGCGAATGTACCAAGCTGCTGTACAGTATTTCCTTCACGTGGTCAAAT ATGAAGCTCAAGGTGACAAAGCTAAACAGAGCATCCGCGCAAAATGTGCCGAATATTTGGATCGGGCAGAGAAGTTGAAGGAGTATCtccaaaaaaaggagaaagcgCCAGCCAAACCTGTCAAAGAGTCGAGTGACAAAGG GAATGAGAGCGATGACGGTGATGATCCCGAGAAAAAGAAGATGCAGAATCAACTCTCAG gtGCAATTATTATGGAGAAGCCAAACATCAAGTGGGATGACGTTGCGGGTTTAGAGGGTGCCAAGGAGGCCCTGAAAGAGGCTGTGATTCTCCCAATCAAATTCCCTCACCTCTTTACAG GCAAGAGAACACCTTGGAGGGGGATCCTGCTCTTTGGTCCTCCGGGTACAGGAAAGTCCTACCTTGCTAAAGCTGTCGCCACGGAGGCAAACAACTCCACCTTCCTGTCTGTCTCTTCTTCTGATCTCGTTTCAAAATGGTTGGGAGAAAGTGAAAA GTTAGTCAAGAATCTGTTTGCCCTCGCGAGGGAAAACAAGCCTTCCATTATCTTCATTGATGAGATTGACTCCCTCTGCGGCTCCAGAAGCGAGAACGAGAGCGAGGCGGCGCGACGTATCAAGACAGAGTTCCTGGTGCAAATGCAAG GCGTCGGAAACGATAACGACGGAGTGCTGGTGCTCGGGGCGACAAACATTCCGTGGACCCTCGACTCTGCCATCAGAAGAAG ATTTGAGAAGAGGATCTACATTCCGCTGCCGGAAGAGCACGCCCGCGGCTTCATGTTCAAGCTCAACCTGGGCTCCACCCCCAACAGTCTGACAGACTCGGACTTCGTCACCCTGGGCAAGAAAACAGATGGTTACTCAGGCGCGGATGTCAGTGTCATCGTGAGAGACGCGCTCATGCAGCCCGTCCGAAAGGTCCAAGCGGCAACCCACTTTAAGAGA GTGAATGGACCATCGAGATCAGACCCCCTAATAATTGAACACGACCTCTTGACGCCCTGCTCGCCCGGCGATCCCAACGCAATTGAAATGACATGGATTGACGTCCCCGGAGAGAAGCTTCTGGAACCTGTAGTTTGCATG TCTGACATGCTGAGGTCTCTGACCAGCACTAAGCCCACCGTCAATGACCAGGATCtggaaaaactgaaaaaattcacagagGACTTTGGACAGGAAGGCTAG
- the prkag2b gene encoding 5'-AMP-activated protein kinase subunit gamma-2 isoform X3, whose protein sequence is MLEKLELDDDAAEPESDIYMRFMKSHKCYDIVPTSSKLVVFDTALQVKKAFFALVANGVRAAPLWDTEKQSFVGMLTITDFIIILHRYYKSPMVQIYELEEHKLETWREVYLQATFKPLVNISPDASLFDAVYTLIKNKIHRLPVIDPVTGNALYILTHKRILKFLQLFMREMPKPAFMKQTLGELGIGTYQDIAFIHPKTPIIKALNIFVERRVSALPVVDESGKVVDIYSKFDVINLAAEKTYNNLDITVTQALKHRSQYFEGVMKCHKMETMETIVDRIVKAEVHRLVVVDERSSIEGIVSLSDILQALVLSPADRCKDVNLND, encoded by the exons ATGTTGGAGAAACTTGAACTAGACGACGATG CTGCTGAGCCTGAGAGTGATATTTACATGCGCTTTATGAAATCACACAAGTGCTACGACATTGTGCCAACCAGCTCCAAGCTGGTGGTGTTCGACACAGCTCTCCAA GTTAAGAAAGCCTTCTTTGCCTTGGTTGCAAACGGCGTGCGAGCAGCGCCACTCTGGGATACAGAGAAGCAAAGCTTTGTAG GCATGCTGACAATCACAgacttcatcatcatccttcACAGATACTACAAGTCACCAATG GTGCAAATCTACGAGTTGGAAGAACATAAGCTTGAGACGTGGAGAG AGGTTTACCTTCAAGCGACGTTCAAACCCCTTGTCAACATATCGCCTGATGCAAG CCTTTTCGACGCCGTGTACACgctcatcaaaaacaaaattcaccGCCTGCCTGTCATCGACCCCGTCACCGGCAACGCACTTTATATTCTCACGCACAAGAGGATCCTCAAGTTCCTTCAGCTATTT ATGCGTGAGATGCCAAAGCCAGCTTTCATGAAGCAGACACTGGGGGAGTTGGGCATCGGCACGTACCAGGACATTGCCTTCATCCACCCCAAAACGCCCATCATCAAAGCTCTCAACATCTTTGTAGAGAGGAGGGTGTCTGCTTTGCCCGTGGTCGATGAGTCAG GCAAAGTTGTGGACATCTACTCCAAGTTTGACGTCATT AACCTGGCAGCCGAGAAGACTTATAACAACCTGGACATCACGGTCACCCAGGCCCTCAAGCATCGCTCGCAGTACTTCGAAGGTGTCATGAAGTGCCATAAAATGGAAACAATGGAGACCATTGTGGACAGAATTGTCAAAGCGgaa GTACATcggttggtggtggtggatgAGCGTTCCAGCATCGAGGGCATCGTCTCCCTGTCGGACATCCTCCAGGCCCTGGTGCTCAGTCCAGCAG ACAGATGCAAGGACGTGAACCTGAACGACTGA
- the kdsr gene encoding 3-ketodihydrosphingosine reductase: MSSEESVSSAITGWLLAHSWWLLLPFIMLLVVAAFIVAFVLLLYMISPLISPKPLKLNGAHVVVTGGSSGIGKSIAMECYRHGAFITLVARDEAKLIQAKKEVEKFAINDKQVVLCISVDVSSDYSQVESVIKQAQEKLGPVDMLVNCAGTSFSGKFEEVEVDSFKRLMEVNYLGSVYPTRAVITTMKERRMGRIMFVSSQAGQIGLFGYTAYSPSKFALRGLAESLQMEMKPYNIYVTLAFPPDTDTPGLLEENKTKPLETRLISETSGVCQPEQVAKIVVRDAVQGNFNSSVGPDGYMLSALTCGMSPVTSITEGLQQIVTMGLFRTIALFYLGSFDSIVRRCMIQREQSKAADKRD, translated from the exons ATGTCCTCGGAAGAAAGCGTGAGCTCAGCGATCACGGGTTGGCTTTTGGCTCATTCCTGGTGGCTGCTCCTGCcgttcatcatgctgctggtCGTCGCCGCCTTCATTGTCGCCTTCGTCCTGCTTTTGTACATGATATCGCCCCTGATTAGCCCCAAACCCCTCAAACTAAACGGGGCCCACGTCGTG GTGACTGGAGGCTCCAGTGGTATTGGGAAAAGTATAGCGATGGAATGCTACAGACATGGAGCTTTTATCACGTTGGTGGCACGAGATGAG GCCAAGTTGATTCAAGCCAAGAAAGAGGTGGAGAAATTTGCCATCAATGACAAACAg GTTGTGCTTTGCATATCAGTGGATGTTTCCAGTGATTACAGTCAGGTGGAAAGTGTTATAAAACAG GCTCAAGAAAAGTTGGGGCCCGTCGATATGCTCGTGAACTGCGCCGGAACGTCTTTTTCGGGAAAGTTTGAGGAAGTGGAGGTCGACTCTTTCAAG AGGCTGATGGAAGTCAACTACCTGGGCAGCGTTTATCCAACGCGTGCCGTCATAACCACCATGAAGGAGAGAAGAATGGGCCGCATCATGTTCGTGTCCTCCCAGGCGGGCCAGATTGGCTTATTTGGCTACACGGCTTACTCGCCGTCCAAGTTTGCGCTGCGCGGTTTGGCCGAGTCGCTGCAGATGGAG ATGAAGCCATACAACATCTACGTGACGCTGGCCTTCCCACCAGACACAGACACGCCAGGACTGCTTgaggaaaacaagacaaaG CCTCTGGAAACCAGATTAATTTCGGAAACCTCCGGAGTTTGCCAACCAGAACAAGTGGCCAAGATTGTTGTCCGAGATGCCGTG CAGGGCAACTTTAACAGCTCTGTGGGTCCCGACGGCTACATGCTGTCAGCCCTCACCTGTGGGATGTCACCGGTTACCTCCATCACAGAGGGTCTCCAGCAG ATCGTCACCATGGGTCTGTTCCGTACCATCGCCCTCTTCTACCTGGGAAGTTTCGACAGCATCGTGCGCCGCTGCATGATTCAAAGAGAGCAGTCCAAGGCGGCCGATAAGCGAGATTAA